The window CACCGCCGTCGTCGGCTGGGTGTGGTCGATGTCGACCGTCACCGTCGCCAACCCCACCCCGACGATCGTGCCGTGGATCGTGGGCCTGGGCGTCGGATTCGTCCTGGCGATGATCATCTCGTTCTCCAAGAAGGTGCGCCCCGCGCTCATCTTCGGGTATGCGGCGTTCGAGGGTCTGTTCATCGGCGGCATCTCGGCGTTCTTCGAGATCATGTGGCCGGGCATCGTGCTGCAGGCCACCCTGGGCACTCTGTCGGTCGTGGGGGTCACCCTGGCCCTGTTCGCCAGCGGAAAGATCCGCGCCTCGAAGCGGGCGACCAAGATCTGGATGATCGCGATGATCGGTTATCTGGTCTTCTCCCTCATCAACGTCGTGATGATGATGTTCGGAGCTTTCCCGGCCGACTCGGCGGGTCCGTTCGGCATGCTCAGCCAGCAGGTCTTCGGCATTCCGCTGGGTCTGATCATCGGCGTCTTCGTCGTCATCATGGCTGCATACTCGCTGGTGCAGGACTTCGACTTCATCCAGCAGGGCGTGCGCAACCGCGCTCCGCGCACGTACGGCTGGCTCGGCGGCTTCGGCATCATGGTCACCGTCGTCTGGCTCTACGTCGAGATCCTGCGGATCATCGCCATCGCGCGCAGCAACTGACCACCGCGTTCTGAAGGGGATCGCCCGGCCGGGCGGTCCCCTTCAGAGTTTGCGCAAGGGCCTGGCCGGGCGGTCTAGCTGGGCGGTCCCCGTCGGCGTTCACGCAAGGGTCTGGCCGCGCGGTCTCGCTGGGCGGTCCCTCTCGCCGTTCGCGCAAGGGCCTGGCCGCGGCATCCCGCCGTCACTACCGTGGCGTTCATGGCCGCGAAAGACGAGACCCATCTCGACGTCGACGGGGTCGACGTGCGCATCTCGCACCCCGACAAGGTGGTCTTCCCCGAGCCCGGCGTGACCAAGCTCGATCTCGTGCGCTACTACCTCGCCGTCGCCGACGGGGCTCTGCGCGGAGCGGGCGGCCGCCCGCTCGTGCTCAAGCGTTTCGTGAAGGGGATCGACGCCGAGCCGTTCTTCCAGAAGCGCGTGCCCGAGAACCACCCGCCCTCCATCGACACCGCAACGCTGCACTATGCGTCGGGCACGTCGGCCGAAGAGGCGGTGATCCGGGATGCCGCGGGCCTGGTCTGGATCGTGAACCTCGGATGCCTCGACCTGAACCCGCACGCGGTCCGCGCTGAAGACCTCGACCACCCCGACGAGCTGCGGGTCGACCTTGACCCGATGCCGGGCGTGGAGTGGTCGCAGATAGTGGATGCCGCCTTCATCGCGCGCGACGTGCTCGATGATCACGGGCTGGTGGGATGGCCGAAGACCAGCGGATCGCGGGGCATCCACATTCTCGTGCGCATTCGCCCCGAATGGGATTTCGCCCAGGTGCGGTCGGCCGCCGAGGCGCTCGCCCGCGAGGTCGCCGACCGCGCACCGGGTCTTGCCACCGCGCAATGGTGGAAGGAAGAGCGCGGCGAGGCCGTGTTCGTCGACTACAACCAGAACGCGAAGGACCGCACCGTGGCATCCGCCTATTCGGTGCGCGCACTGCCCGATGCCCGGGTGTCGATGCCGATCGGCTGGGAAGAGCTGCGGGCGTGCCGGCCGCAGGAGTTCACCGTCGGCACGGTGCCGCAGCGTTTCGCCGAGCAAGGCGATGCCCACGCCGGCATCGACGAGGCCGCCGGATCGCTGCAGCCGCTGCTGCAGCTGGCCGAGCGGCTCGGCCCGGCCGCCAAACCGCCGCGCGGGGCCGGACGGCGCACGTCGACCATGCCGCTGATCGAGATCGCCCGCACCCGGACCAAGCCCGAGGCCGAGGCTGCGCTCGAGCAGTGGAAGGCGGCGCACGCGTCGGTGGCGAGGATGCTGCATCCCGCCGACGTGCTCGTCGACGGCATGCGCGGCTCGAGCTCGCTGTGGTACCGGGTGCGGATAAATCTGCAGCACGTGCCCGAGACCGAGCGCCCGGCGCCCGAGCCGCTCCTGGCCGACTACGATCCCTGGCGCCCGGCGCGCTGACGCCCCGCCCCCGCGCGCGCCCCGCCGCCCCGGCCCGGCCGCCGCCCCGCTCATCGAAACGTCGAAACAAGGGATTCCCCCCGAGACCCAGAGCCACGCCCCCGGTTTCGCCCGGAATCCCTTGTTTCGGCGCCGGCACCACGCCGCTGCACCATGCCGCCAGCAGCACGACGCCCGAGCCTCCGGGCGGCCCGGGGGACCTCACCCGACCCCGGGCCCCCCACCACGACGGCACCACGCCGCTGCACCATGCCGCCAGCAGCACGACGCCCGAGCCTCCGGGCGGCCCGGGGGACCTCACCCGACCCCGGGCCCCCCACCACGACGCCGAGACAAGGGATTCCCCCCGAGACCCAGGGCCACGCCCCCGGTTTCGCCCGGAATCCCCTGTTTCGGCGCTCGGCGGCGCTACGCCGCGCGCCGCCGCTCCGCGGCGCGGCGGCACCCGGCTCAGTGGACCGGGGTCAGCTCCTTCGGCTGCTCGGCCGCCGCCTCAGCCTCCGCCGGCACCGCGGCGGTGGCGTGGCCATCGGCTTCGAGGGCGAGCTCGTCGAACGGACTGGCGCCCGAGAGCGCGGATCGCGCTTGCACCAGGTCGATCTCGTGGGTCCAGCGGCCGACGAGCAGAGTCGCCACGGCATTGCCGGTGAAGTTGGTCAGCGCGCGGCACTCCGACATGAACTTGTCGATCCCCACGATCACGCCCATCCCGTCGAGCAGCTCGGGGCGGTGCGCCTGAAGTCCGGCGGCCAGGGTCGCCAGGCCCGCGCCGGTCACACCGGCAGCGCCCTTCGACGCGATGATCATGAACACCAGCAGCGAGATCTGCTGAGGCAGACTCATCGGCATGCCCATCGCCGACGAGACGAACAGCGACGCCATCGTGAGGTAGATGGCCGTGCCATCGAGGTTGAACGAGTATCCGGTGGGCACCGTGATGCCCACGACCGCCTTCGAGACACCCGCGTGCTCCATCTTGGCGATCAGCCGCGGCAGCGCCGACTCCGACGACGAGGTCGAGAAGATGAGCAGGTACTCACGGCCGAGGTACTTCATCAGACGGAAGATGTTCAGGCCAGTGACGACCCTGAGGATGCCGCCCAACACGATCACGATGAACAGCGCGCACGTCAGATAGAAAGCGCCCAGCAGAATCGCCATCGAGCCCAGCGCCGCCCAGCCGGTGGCACCGACGACAGCCGCGATCGCACCGAACGCGCCGACCGGGGCCGTCCACATGATCATCATCATGATCTTGAAGACCACCGCCTGGATGTGCCGGATGCCGTTGACCACAGGCTCTCCCGCCTTGCCCATGGATTGCAGCGCGAAGCCCACGAGAAGGGCGAGCACCAGCGTCGGAAGCACCGGGATGTCGCCCGGTATGAGGCTCATCAGAAAGTCGACGGTCGCGTTGGAGTCTCCGCCGCCGCTCGCGTCATACGGCTTCAGGTGCAGACCTGTGCCCGGGTGGATGAGATTGCCGACCAGCAGTCCGATGATGAGGGCGACCGTCGCCATGATCAGGAAGTAGACCAGGGCGAGTCCGCCGACCTTGCCGACGGTCGCCGCCTTTGCCACCGATCCGACACCGAGCACAAGTGTGCAGAAGATGATGGGGGCGATGATCATCTTGATCAACGCGACGAACGCCGTGCCGAGGGGCTTGAGTGCGATACCGACCTCGGGAAAAATGAGGCCGATCGCGGCCCCGAGCACCACGGCGACGATCACCGAGATGTAAAGCCAGTGCGTGCGGTCCTTCTTGCGTACGGGCGCGGTCTGGGCCGCTGCGTGCGTCGTACTGTGTTGTGGCGTCATTGCCATGCCGACTCCAATGTCCGGTTGGGGATGTTGCGTCACCATGATCATCGGATCGCGCGGCGCGATCACGGTTGCGTTCATAGTGTTCTCGGCAGGCAACGACCGCGCATGCGACCCTGGAGTCGGAAGGAGGTGCTGATGGCCGATTCAGGCGCCACGGCGGCACTGCAGGCGCAACGACGTCACGTGCGGCACGGCTCGCTTGCGCGCATCGTCTTCATCACACAGCTGCTGCTCATCGCAATCATCTGCGCCGCCCTCAGCATCACCAGCTACGCCTCCACGCGCGCGCAGATGCGCGCCGCGACGGCAGACCGCGTGCTCAGCATCGCCGAGACCCTCGCGAACGATCCCTTCGTCACCGACGCCGTGCAGCACGACGATCCTTCGGCCGCACTGCAGCCGTACGCTCTCACGGTGATGACCGCTGCCGACGTCGACTTCATCACGATCATGGACCGCGACCGCACGCGGTACACGCATCCTGATCCCGCGCAGCTAGGCAAGCCGTACATCGGCAGCATCGGGGCCGCGTTGGAGGGACACAGCCAGATCGAGGAGTACGCAGGCACTCTCGGCCCGTCGGTGCGCGCCATTGCGCCGGTGTTCGACGCCGCCGGCGAGGTCACGGCGATGGTCTCGGTCGGGGTGACTCTGCAGACGATCTCGATCGCGCAGGCGGCCGCGGTTCCGCAGATCATCCTCATCGCGCTGGTGGCAATGGCCCTCGGCGGCATCGGCTCGTGGATTCTCAGCCGCTACCTTCGCCGAGTCACCCTCGGCTACGGCCCCGAGCAACTGCGCAGGCTCTTCGCCTTTTACGACTCCGCGCTGCACTCGCTCCGCGAGGGCCTCATCCTCGTCGACGACCAGGGCCAATTGGTGCTCTACAACGATCAGGCGGCTGAGCTGCTGGGACTGCCCACCGGCGGCGAGCGCGAGCCTATCGCCGTGTCGCAGCTGCGGCTGCCGGCATCCATCCGCTCCCTGCTGTCGTCCGGACGCGATGCCGACGACGAGATCCACCTGACCAGTGACCGGGTGATCGTGGTCAACCAGAAGCAGGCGCGCCAGCCCGCCGGAACGCGCATCCGCGAGCGTGGCAGCATGGGAACGGTCGCGACGCTGCGCGACCGCACCGACATCCAGGAACTCACCGGCGAGCTCGAGACGATGACGACGCTGTCGCAGGCTCTGCGCGCCCAGACCCACGAGCACGCGAACCGGCTGCACACCGTGGCGACCCTCATCGAGCTCGGCCGCGAGAAAGAGGCGCTCGAGTTCGCGGTGCGCGACCAGCAGGAATCGCAGCGTCTCACCGACTCGTTCGTGCAGTCGCTGGATGAGCCGTTCATCACCGCGCTGATGATCGGCAAAGCCGCGCAGGCGCATGAGCGCGGCATCCGTATGACCATCACCGCCGCCGGCGAGCTTCCGCCCGATTCCCTCGATGCGCGCGATCTTGTCACCGTCACCGGCAACCTGCTCGACAACGCCCTCGACGCCGCCGCCTCGTCGGACGAACGCCACGTCTGGGCCGACTTCTCGGTGTCAGACGGCGAGCTCACCATCACGATCGCCGATTCCGGACCGGGCCTTGACACCGGCACCATCGACACGATCTTCCACCTGGGTGAGTCGAGCAAGGCGGCACCGGCCGTCGGCGGCGGCCGCGGCTACGGGCTCGTTCTCGTGCGACAGGCCGTATCGCGGCTCGGCGGCACGCTCGAAATCGAATCCGACGGTGGCGCGATCTTCACGGTCACCCTTCCCCTCACGTCGCGTCGCGACGCCGAGCACGCGGGCCGAGGTCGCACATGACCGAGGAATCCGAGGTGCAGGTGCTCATCGTCGACGACGACCCGGTGACCGCCCACGCGCACGCCGACTACGTTCGTCGCGTGCCGGGGTTCGCCGTCGCGGGCGTCACGCTGACCGCAGCCGATGCGCTCACGCGATTGGATGCCGCCGCCGCATCCGGCTCGCCCGTCGACATCGTGCTGCTCGACATGAACCTCACCGACGCGCACGGGCTCGACGTCGCCCATCGCCTGCGCCGGAAGGGGCACGACGCCGACATCATCGCGGTCACCGCCGTGCGCGACCTGCAGGTGGTGCGCTCGGCGATCTCGTCGGGAGTGGCGCAGTATCTGATCAAGCCCTTCACCTTCGCGGCGTTTCGCGAGAAGCTCGAGAACCAGCGCGACTTTCGCCTCAACCTCACCCACACCGGCACGCTGGCCACGCAGCATGAGGTGGACAATGCGCTGAGCGCCCTGCGCTCGGTCTCGCAGAACAGCCTTCCCAAGGGGCTGCTCGAAGAGACGCTCGCCGCTGTCTGCGACGAAGTTCGCGGCGCCGGCGCGGCCCTGTCGGCCGCCGAAGTCGGTGAGCGCCTCGCGCTCTCACGCGTGACCGCCCGGCGCTACCTGGAGTATCTGGCCGAGACGAAGCAGGCGGTCAAGCAGCCGCGTCACGGCACGCCGGGCCGCCCCACCTACGAGTACCGGTGGGTGTGAGGCCGGTGCCCTCCGCCCCCCTGACAGCCGAACGCGCCGAGGGCGCCTTGGCCGCCGAGCCCGCCGCAGGCGCCTCGGCCGCGGAGCCCGCCGAAAACGCCGAAGACGCCGAAAACGCCGAGACAGGGGATTCCCGCCGAGATCCAGGGCCTCGCCCCTTGTTTCGCGCGGAATCCCCTGTTTCGGCGCCAGCACCACCACGCCCGACCCACCACGCCAGCACCACTACGCCCGAGCCTCCGGTCGGCCCGGGACCCCCGCCAGACCCCGGGCACCCCGACCAAGACGCCGAGACAAGGGATTCCCGCCGAGACCCACGGCCTCGCCCCTTGTTTCGCGCGGAATCCCCTGTTTCGGCGCCAGCACCACGGCGCCAACACCACGCCGCCAGCACCACGGCGCCCGAGCCTCCGGGCGGCCCGGGACCCCCGCCAGACCCGGGCACCCCCACCAAGACGCCGAGACAAGGGATTCCCGCCGAGACCCAGGGCCTCGCCCCCGGTTTCGCGCGGAATCCCTTGTTTCGGCGCCAGCACCACGGCACCGCCGCCGCGGGCGGGGACACCTGCATCAGCGCTGGGACCGGCCCCACGGATCCGCTGTGAGCGGAACGGCGCACGTTCGACGCCGGCCCCGCCTTATCGTGAGCGCATGGCCGAGATCATCCCGCTGCATCCGTCCCGTCCCGAGCCGTTGTGGCGCGAAGCCGCCGGCGACGTGCTGCGCCGCACCCGTCATGAGCGCGGCGAGCGCCTCGCCGATACCGCGGAGCGGTCAGGGGTCTCACCCCAGTACCTCTCCGAAATGGAACGCGGACTCAAAGAACCCTCGAGCGAGATGCTCGCCGCCGTCGCCGGGGCGCTCGATCTGAGCCTGATCGACCTTGCCTCGGCCGTCGCCGACGACCTGCGTGAGGCCGTGCCGACCCGCGGTGCCCTGCTGCTGGCCGCCTGACGCGCCGCTCACCTCTCCGCCCAATCACCTGGCCGCGAGTGCGTCCGACGCGCGCCCTACAGGCCGCCGATCTGCCCCGCCGCCCCGTCCGACGCACGCCCCACAGCCCGGCGCCCTGCTGCTGACTGCCTGGCGCGCCGCCCGACGCGCCGCCCGGGAGCCCACCCATCCACACGCGGCGCCGCCTCGCCGCCCCGACGCGCAAGCCCGCTCACCCGCCCACGTCTCCCCGCCTAACTCCCCGCGAGCACGCGGTCGGCCAGCCCGTACGCCACGGCGTCGTCGGCCGTGAAG is drawn from Microbacterium protaetiae and contains these coding sequences:
- a CDS encoding ATP-binding protein; this translates as MADSGATAALQAQRRHVRHGSLARIVFITQLLLIAIICAALSITSYASTRAQMRAATADRVLSIAETLANDPFVTDAVQHDDPSAALQPYALTVMTAADVDFITIMDRDRTRYTHPDPAQLGKPYIGSIGAALEGHSQIEEYAGTLGPSVRAIAPVFDAAGEVTAMVSVGVTLQTISIAQAAAVPQIILIALVAMALGGIGSWILSRYLRRVTLGYGPEQLRRLFAFYDSALHSLREGLILVDDQGQLVLYNDQAAELLGLPTGGEREPIAVSQLRLPASIRSLLSSGRDADDEIHLTSDRVIVVNQKQARQPAGTRIRERGSMGTVATLRDRTDIQELTGELETMTTLSQALRAQTHEHANRLHTVATLIELGREKEALEFAVRDQQESQRLTDSFVQSLDEPFITALMIGKAAQAHERGIRMTITAAGELPPDSLDARDLVTVTGNLLDNALDAAASSDERHVWADFSVSDGELTITIADSGPGLDTGTIDTIFHLGESSKAAPAVGGGRGYGLVLVRQAVSRLGGTLEIESDGGAIFTVTLPLTSRRDAEHAGRGRT
- a CDS encoding response regulator, with the protein product MTEESEVQVLIVDDDPVTAHAHADYVRRVPGFAVAGVTLTAADALTRLDAAAASGSPVDIVLLDMNLTDAHGLDVAHRLRRKGHDADIIAVTAVRDLQVVRSAISSGVAQYLIKPFTFAAFREKLENQRDFRLNLTHTGTLATQHEVDNALSALRSVSQNSLPKGLLEETLAAVCDEVRGAGAALSAAEVGERLALSRVTARRYLEYLAETKQAVKQPRHGTPGRPTYEYRWV
- the ligD gene encoding non-homologous end-joining DNA ligase is translated as MAAKDETHLDVDGVDVRISHPDKVVFPEPGVTKLDLVRYYLAVADGALRGAGGRPLVLKRFVKGIDAEPFFQKRVPENHPPSIDTATLHYASGTSAEEAVIRDAAGLVWIVNLGCLDLNPHAVRAEDLDHPDELRVDLDPMPGVEWSQIVDAAFIARDVLDDHGLVGWPKTSGSRGIHILVRIRPEWDFAQVRSAAEALAREVADRAPGLATAQWWKEERGEAVFVDYNQNAKDRTVASAYSVRALPDARVSMPIGWEELRACRPQEFTVGTVPQRFAEQGDAHAGIDEAAGSLQPLLQLAERLGPAAKPPRGAGRRTSTMPLIEIARTRTKPEAEAALEQWKAAHASVARMLHPADVLVDGMRGSSSLWYRVRINLQHVPETERPAPEPLLADYDPWRPAR
- a CDS encoding Bax inhibitor-1/YccA family protein, encoding MPSANPAFNNPAFQDQRAVKSYPGGAQAANIGGQAQSTTFAQQAQAASVNAQLEGQFAAPPAGAIETDRMTVEDTVFKTLGLFAVLVVTAVVGWVWSMSTVTVANPTPTIVPWIVGLGVGFVLAMIISFSKKVRPALIFGYAAFEGLFIGGISAFFEIMWPGIVLQATLGTLSVVGVTLALFASGKIRASKRATKIWMIAMIGYLVFSLINVVMMMFGAFPADSAGPFGMLSQQVFGIPLGLIIGVFVVIMAAYSLVQDFDFIQQGVRNRAPRTYGWLGGFGIMVTVVWLYVEILRIIAIARSN
- a CDS encoding helix-turn-helix domain-containing protein; this translates as MAEIIPLHPSRPEPLWREAAGDVLRRTRHERGERLADTAERSGVSPQYLSEMERGLKEPSSEMLAAVAGALDLSLIDLASAVADDLREAVPTRGALLLAA
- a CDS encoding cation:dicarboxylate symporter family transporter — translated: MAMTPQHSTTHAAAQTAPVRKKDRTHWLYISVIVAVVLGAAIGLIFPEVGIALKPLGTAFVALIKMIIAPIIFCTLVLGVGSVAKAATVGKVGGLALVYFLIMATVALIIGLLVGNLIHPGTGLHLKPYDASGGGDSNATVDFLMSLIPGDIPVLPTLVLALLVGFALQSMGKAGEPVVNGIRHIQAVVFKIMMMIMWTAPVGAFGAIAAVVGATGWAALGSMAILLGAFYLTCALFIVIVLGGILRVVTGLNIFRLMKYLGREYLLIFSTSSSESALPRLIAKMEHAGVSKAVVGITVPTGYSFNLDGTAIYLTMASLFVSSAMGMPMSLPQQISLLVFMIIASKGAAGVTGAGLATLAAGLQAHRPELLDGMGVIVGIDKFMSECRALTNFTGNAVATLLVGRWTHEIDLVQARSALSGASPFDELALEADGHATAAVPAEAEAAAEQPKELTPVH